In a single window of the Neosynechococcus sphagnicola sy1 genome:
- a CDS encoding OmpA family protein, with protein sequence MPIAPTSQIDWLVNPEPFLPPRKLPASQIQAAPDIGNLQVRGEVKFGVGSAQLTAAGQKTLQKLAQEIAEFNTQTVAVRIIGHTSRTGSASLNQTLSQERAQVVVNYLRQQGLKHNLLAEGLGFRQPLPGIPPRDARNQRTEIRLVRVN encoded by the coding sequence GTGCCGATAGCCCCGACCTCGCAGATCGATTGGCTGGTAAATCCAGAGCCATTCCTACCCCCCCGTAAACTCCCAGCCAGCCAGATTCAAGCCGCCCCTGATATTGGCAATTTACAAGTCCGGGGCGAAGTGAAGTTTGGAGTTGGGTCGGCCCAACTCACCGCCGCAGGGCAGAAGACACTCCAGAAATTGGCTCAGGAAATTGCCGAATTTAATACCCAGACCGTGGCAGTTCGCATCATCGGCCACACCTCCCGTACTGGATCTGCGAGTCTCAATCAAACCCTGAGTCAAGAGCGGGCTCAGGTTGTGGTGAACTATTTGCGCCAGCAAGGTCTGAAGCATAATCTCCTGGCAGAGGGGCTGGGCTTTCGCCAACCCCTACCGGGGATTCCTCCCAGGGATGCCCGCAATCAACGCACTGAAATTCGTCTGGTTCGCGTCAACTGA
- a CDS encoding thiol-disulfide oxidoreductase DCC family protein, translating into MSYLVIYDGNCNLCVGLVQLLETLDQGVQFQYAPMQAQDTLQQWGVQPGDCQQGMILIHQQTPANDGRAVMQQRKLVDFYRWVLRLSPPIAVSLV; encoded by the coding sequence ATGTCCTACCTCGTGATCTACGATGGTAACTGCAACCTTTGTGTGGGTCTGGTGCAACTGTTGGAAACCCTGGATCAGGGTGTTCAGTTTCAATATGCGCCGATGCAGGCGCAGGATACGCTCCAACAATGGGGGGTGCAGCCTGGAGATTGTCAGCAGGGCATGATTTTGATCCATCAGCAGACCCCCGCCAACGATGGCAGGGCAGTGATGCAGCAGAGGAAATTGGTCGACTTTTACCGTTGGGTTCTACGTTTGTCGCCGCCTATCGCGGTCTCCCTAGTTTGA
- a CDS encoding glycosyltransferase family 4 protein, which yields MRIALFTETFLPKVDGIVTRLRHTVEHLQRAGDQVLVFSPDGGLTEYMGARIHGVSGFPLPLYPELKLALPRPAIGQALKQFRPDVVHVVNPAVLGLSGLYYSKTFDIPLIASYHTHLPQYLQHYGLGMLEGLLWELLKAGHNQAQLNLCTSTAMMQELSAHGIQRVDLWQRGVDTELFQPHLASQTVRSFLSQGHPQAPLLLYVGRLSAEKEIEQIKPILEAIPDARLALVGDGPHRATLEKHFAGTPTHFVGYRVGEELAAVFASADAFIFPSRTETLGLVLLEAMAAGCPVVAARSGGIPDIVEDGVNGYLFDPNDDRGAIAATQRLFSQQDERDTLRQNARLEAERWGWDSATQQLQTYYRQVVGRHRVASVA from the coding sequence ATGCGTATCGCCCTCTTTACTGAAACCTTTTTGCCGAAAGTTGATGGCATTGTTACCCGACTGCGGCACACCGTAGAGCATCTCCAGCGGGCGGGTGATCAAGTTCTCGTTTTTTCCCCGGATGGCGGTCTCACCGAATACATGGGAGCCAGAATTCATGGGGTTTCTGGTTTTCCGTTGCCTCTGTATCCAGAACTGAAACTAGCCCTCCCCAGACCTGCGATTGGTCAAGCATTGAAGCAGTTCCGACCGGACGTAGTCCATGTGGTGAATCCTGCCGTGTTAGGGCTGTCAGGATTGTATTACAGCAAAACCTTCGATATTCCACTGATTGCCTCCTACCACACCCATCTGCCCCAGTATTTACAGCACTACGGGTTGGGAATGCTAGAGGGGTTGCTCTGGGAGTTACTGAAAGCTGGGCACAACCAGGCGCAATTGAACCTGTGTACTTCCACCGCCATGATGCAGGAACTCTCAGCCCATGGGATTCAGCGGGTTGATTTGTGGCAGCGTGGGGTTGATACAGAGTTATTTCAACCCCATTTGGCTTCCCAAACAGTGCGCTCCTTCCTCAGTCAGGGCCATCCACAGGCACCCCTGCTTCTCTACGTCGGAAGACTTTCCGCTGAGAAGGAAATCGAACAAATTAAACCGATTCTAGAAGCAATTCCAGATGCCAGACTGGCATTGGTGGGGGATGGACCGCACCGTGCAACCCTAGAAAAACATTTTGCCGGAACGCCCACCCATTTTGTGGGGTATCGCGTTGGTGAGGAACTCGCGGCAGTTTTTGCCTCAGCTGATGCCTTTATTTTCCCATCCCGTACGGAAACCTTAGGTCTAGTGCTCTTAGAAGCCATGGCCGCAGGTTGTCCGGTGGTTGCAGCTCGTTCCGGTGGCATCCCCGATATTGTAGAAGATGGGGTGAACGGTTACTTGTTTGACCCAAATGATGATCGGGGGGCGATCGCCGCTACCCAACGACTTTTCTCCCAGCAAGACGAACGAGATACCCTGCGTCAAAATGCCCGACTGGAAGCAGAGCGCTGGGGTTGGGATTCTGCCACCCAGCAGTTACAAACCTATTATCGGCAGGTTGTTGGTCGTCATCGTGTGGCTTCAGTGGCATAG
- the purS gene encoding phosphoribosylformylglycinamidine synthase subunit PurS, whose protein sequence is MDQQYQALVYVTLRPSVLDPAGTAVKSGLQHLGYDNVNQVRIGKYIEVTLTAADEATAQQQLDRICDQLLANPVIETYRFELIPADAPVGC, encoded by the coding sequence GTGGATCAACAATATCAGGCACTTGTTTACGTGACCCTGCGACCCTCTGTATTAGACCCAGCGGGCACGGCTGTGAAGTCCGGGTTGCAACATCTGGGGTATGACAATGTCAACCAGGTGCGAATTGGTAAATACATTGAAGTCACCCTGACGGCAGCGGATGAGGCCACCGCCCAGCAGCAGTTGGATCGGATCTGTGATCAACTGTTAGCCAACCCGGTGATTGAAACCTATCGCTTTGAGTTGATCCCGGCCGACGCTCCTGTGGGTTGCTGA
- the rnc gene encoding ribonuclease III: MPLPYPHRQQQLQRLIRHLGLGEVATINWQLLDLALTHPTISAEFNYDRLEFVGDAVVRMAVAEFLWNTYPTAAVGEYAAVRSILVSDRTLAQLAAHYDLEHYLLVSASALRDKAGEESRWAEAFEALLGALYLSVHTLELIHPWLEPHLQRLTTEIRRDPALQNYKAALQEWTQAHYRCLPEYRVQETDPPRHDNHRFRAEVWLSGQLLGQGQGRSIKAAEQAAAQVAFTKIQS, encoded by the coding sequence ATGCCCCTCCCTTATCCCCATCGACAGCAACAACTCCAACGATTGATCCGGCACTTGGGTCTAGGGGAGGTGGCGACCATTAACTGGCAGTTACTGGATTTAGCCTTGACCCATCCCACCATTTCCGCTGAATTTAACTACGATCGCTTGGAATTTGTCGGAGATGCCGTGGTGCGGATGGCGGTCGCCGAGTTTTTGTGGAACACCTATCCTACCGCTGCGGTGGGGGAATATGCAGCCGTCCGCTCAATTTTAGTCAGCGATCGCACCCTAGCCCAACTCGCGGCGCACTACGATTTGGAGCACTATCTCCTGGTTTCCGCCAGTGCCCTACGAGATAAGGCAGGGGAAGAGTCCCGTTGGGCAGAAGCCTTTGAAGCTCTCTTAGGAGCCTTGTACCTGAGTGTTCATACCCTGGAACTGATTCATCCTTGGCTGGAACCCCACTTACAACGGTTAACCACTGAAATTCGTCGAGATCCAGCGTTGCAGAACTACAAAGCCGCTCTCCAAGAATGGACCCAGGCCCATTATCGATGCTTACCGGAGTACCGAGTGCAGGAAACGGACCCCCCCCGCCATGACAACCACCGCTTTAGGGCTGAAGTTTGGCTGTCGGGACAATTACTTGGTCAAGGTCAGGGGCGATCGATTAAAGCAGCAGAACAGGCAGCGGCGCAGGTGGCCTTTACCAAGATTCAGTCTTGA
- a CDS encoding chromophore lyase CpcT/CpeT — translation MTHSTDIATLARWMAADFSNQAQAFENPPFFAHIRVCMRPLPQELLSGVSLFVEQAYDYLLNVPYRVRVLKLVLQPQHIAIENYLVKQEEKFYGASREPDRLSALQIKDLEQLPGCNMVVEWAGESFKGTVEPGKACIVHRKGKTTYLDSEFEIDAKQFISHDRGRDVATDEHIWGSIAGPFHFVRWASFADEIKV, via the coding sequence ATGACCCACTCGACTGATATTGCAACCCTGGCCCGCTGGATGGCAGCTGATTTCAGCAATCAGGCACAGGCATTTGAAAATCCTCCTTTCTTTGCCCACATTCGGGTCTGTATGCGACCGCTGCCCCAGGAATTGCTGTCTGGGGTAAGCCTATTTGTAGAGCAAGCCTATGATTATCTCCTGAATGTCCCCTATCGGGTGAGGGTCTTGAAGCTAGTTCTCCAGCCTCAACACATCGCGATTGAGAATTATTTGGTAAAGCAGGAAGAAAAATTCTATGGAGCGTCTCGAGAACCGGATCGCTTAAGCGCCCTCCAGATTAAGGATTTAGAGCAGCTCCCAGGATGCAATATGGTGGTGGAATGGGCTGGTGAGAGCTTTAAAGGAACCGTAGAACCAGGAAAGGCCTGCATTGTCCACCGCAAGGGCAAAACGACCTATCTAGACAGTGAGTTTGAGATTGATGCCAAGCAATTTATCAGCCACGACCGGGGGCGGGATGTGGCAACGGATGAGCATATCTGGGGATCGATCGCCGGCCCTTTCCATTTTGTGCGCTGGGCAAGTTTTGCGGATGAAATCAAGGTTTAA
- a CDS encoding RNA recognition motif domain-containing protein, translated as MTIYIGNLSFQATEEDLKEIFTEYGNVSRITLPIDHETGKKRGFAFVEMEDEAKEDVAISELDGAEWLGRELRLNKAKPRENRSGSGGGGKFSRNRY; from the coding sequence GTGACGATTTACATTGGCAACTTGTCTTTTCAGGCAACGGAAGAAGATTTAAAGGAGATTTTCACTGAATACGGTAACGTCAGTCGGATTACGCTTCCCATTGATCACGAAACAGGTAAAAAGCGGGGATTTGCCTTCGTAGAAATGGAAGATGAAGCCAAAGAAGATGTTGCTATTTCAGAATTAGATGGTGCTGAGTGGCTGGGTCGGGAATTGCGCTTGAACAAAGCGAAACCCCGCGAAAATCGCAGTGGTAGCGGTGGCGGTGGTAAATTTTCTAGAAATCGCTACTAG
- the sipA gene encoding regulatory protein SipA, whose protein sequence is MSPVPSSEPLPNPDEPQPTLVPFAVGDRVRLGLRPPYLKTADPMPMLRPPDTVALGDEGVILDCRPGGFWVVRFTPGCFLVDSKYLERVALFTASAADHTNIDEVAT, encoded by the coding sequence ATGTCTCCTGTCCCCTCTTCAGAGCCATTGCCAAACCCTGATGAGCCGCAGCCAACCCTGGTCCCTTTTGCCGTTGGCGATCGCGTCCGCTTAGGCCTGCGCCCCCCCTACCTGAAGACCGCTGATCCAATGCCAATGTTGCGCCCCCCCGATACGGTTGCATTGGGAGACGAGGGTGTGATTTTGGATTGCCGTCCTGGTGGATTTTGGGTGGTTCGCTTCACCCCCGGTTGCTTCCTGGTAGACAGCAAGTACCTAGAGCGCGTCGCTCTGTTCACTGCATCGGCAGCCGATCACACAAACATAGATGAAGTAGCAACCTAG
- a CDS encoding phycobilisome protein: protein MHVLNTTLEKNVIEAEGRYLNSRELAPLEDYLQSYAIRLETYQSLRDQNEKLLLQTLRKLSQSHPDIIQQHGPRCKYDMSEVLRYIALSILRDDETLFTEQMMSWLDTILMAHKRNVHCATAYRYLQETITSNLSAGCCNLVRPYLDSIMQTLQSHA, encoded by the coding sequence ATGCATGTGCTTAACACCACCCTAGAGAAGAATGTCATAGAAGCTGAGGGGCGTTATCTTAACTCCCGAGAACTCGCTCCCCTAGAAGACTATCTCCAGAGTTATGCAATCCGTCTGGAAACCTATCAGTCGCTCCGCGACCAAAACGAAAAGCTATTGCTCCAGACACTGCGTAAGCTCTCTCAGAGTCATCCAGACATCATCCAACAACACGGGCCGCGTTGCAAGTATGACATGTCGGAGGTGTTGCGCTACATTGCCCTGTCGATTCTGCGAGATGACGAAACCCTGTTTACAGAACAAATGATGTCTTGGCTGGACACCATTTTGATGGCACACAAGCGGAATGTTCACTGTGCAACCGCTTATCGCTATTTGCAAGAAACCATTACAAGTAACCTTTCGGCGGGATGCTGCAACCTTGTTCGGCCTTACCTAGACAGCATCATGCAGACGCTACAGTCCCATGCTTGA
- a CDS encoding NAD-dependent epimerase/dehydratase family protein, producing MKVLVIGGDGYCGWATALYLSNQGYEVGILDSLVRRHWDLELCLETLTPIAPIQQRLQRWQDLTGKAIDLFIGDITNYTFLEKSLLQFQPDTIVHFGEQRSAPFSMIDREHAVLTQVNNVVGTLNLLYAIREHFPDCHLVKLGTMGEYGTPNIDIEEGYITIEHNGRKDTLPYPKQPGSMYHLSKVHDSHNIHFACRIWGLRATDLNQGVVYGVLTDETGMDELLINRLDYDGIFGTALNRFCIQAAIGHPLTVYGKGGQTRGFLDIRDTVRCVELAIANPANPGEFRVFNQFTEQFSVGDLALMVKKAGNSIDLNVEIHHLDNPRVEKEEHYFNAKNTNLLDLGLQPHYLSDSLLDSLLNFAIKYQQRVDNNQILPKVNWR from the coding sequence ATGAAAGTCCTGGTTATTGGCGGCGATGGCTACTGTGGTTGGGCAACTGCACTTTATCTTTCCAACCAAGGTTATGAAGTTGGCATTCTCGATAGTCTAGTGCGCCGACACTGGGATCTGGAACTTTGCCTGGAAACCCTAACTCCTATTGCTCCAATCCAACAGCGGCTCCAACGCTGGCAAGATTTGACAGGCAAGGCGATTGACTTATTCATTGGTGATATTACCAATTACACTTTCCTGGAAAAATCTTTATTGCAGTTCCAGCCAGACACCATCGTTCACTTTGGTGAACAGAGATCGGCACCGTTTTCGATGATTGATCGCGAACACGCAGTGCTGACCCAGGTTAACAATGTGGTCGGGACGCTCAACCTACTCTATGCCATTCGAGAGCACTTCCCAGACTGTCACCTCGTGAAGTTGGGAACTATGGGTGAGTACGGCACTCCCAATATTGATATTGAAGAAGGCTACATCACAATTGAGCATAATGGGCGCAAGGATACCCTGCCCTATCCCAAGCAACCTGGAAGTATGTACCACTTGAGCAAGGTGCATGACTCCCACAACATTCATTTTGCTTGTCGTATTTGGGGGCTGCGGGCGACCGATCTCAACCAAGGAGTCGTCTATGGGGTGCTGACCGATGAAACGGGCATGGACGAGTTGCTGATTAATCGCCTCGACTACGATGGAATTTTTGGCACGGCTTTGAATCGCTTCTGTATTCAGGCCGCGATCGGTCATCCGCTGACGGTCTATGGCAAGGGGGGGCAAACCCGTGGGTTCTTAGATATTCGGGATACGGTGCGGTGTGTGGAGTTGGCGATCGCCAACCCAGCTAACCCAGGCGAGTTCCGGGTGTTTAACCAGTTTACAGAACAGTTTAGTGTGGGTGACCTAGCGCTGATGGTGAAAAAAGCTGGCAACTCCATCGATCTCAACGTTGAGATTCATCACTTGGATAACCCCAGAGTCGAAAAAGAAGAGCACTACTTCAACGCTAAGAATACCAATCTCCTTGATTTGGGCTTACAACCCCACTACCTCTCAGATTCCCTCCTCGATTCCCTGCTTAACTTTGCCATTAAATATCAGCAGCGTGTCGATAACAACCAGATCCTACCCAAGGTCAACTGGCGGTAG
- a CDS encoding phycobilisome rod-core linker polypeptide, which produces MTKSMTVSRRSTLEERQAALYQIYQQVLERQPYHSERRVLAQVEADFLKDKIGVRRFLKELGHSEVYLNAFYHRGSNLKFLEWCFKHFMGRAPLDQQEMQAYCNILMHQGVGKVITSILDSEEYRKVFGCFTVPYAREKRYYSSPKAYLESQMLNHEHFSQRGRVVPTLYWHQLGLNCDAGVCRHPEANEVLEPLSSPETDGLEAEFLEILEVLGNAREHLGTAMAEPRSSVKRVIASLTPEQRDALRRAIR; this is translated from the coding sequence ATGACTAAGTCTATGACCGTTAGCCGCCGTTCAACCCTGGAAGAACGCCAAGCGGCTCTATATCAGATCTATCAGCAGGTGCTGGAGCGGCAACCCTATCACTCTGAACGCCGAGTTCTGGCTCAAGTTGAGGCAGACTTTCTCAAAGACAAAATCGGGGTGCGGCGATTCTTAAAGGAACTCGGCCACTCGGAGGTTTACTTGAATGCTTTTTACCACAGGGGTTCTAACCTGAAGTTTTTGGAGTGGTGTTTTAAGCACTTCATGGGGCGTGCCCCCTTAGATCAGCAAGAGATGCAGGCTTACTGCAATATCCTCATGCATCAAGGGGTGGGTAAGGTGATCACATCGATTCTCGACTCCGAAGAGTATCGGAAGGTGTTTGGCTGTTTTACCGTACCCTATGCGCGGGAAAAACGCTATTATTCCTCGCCCAAAGCCTATTTAGAGTCCCAAATGCTCAACCACGAGCACTTTAGTCAACGGGGTCGCGTCGTTCCGACACTTTACTGGCATCAACTGGGGCTAAACTGCGACGCGGGTGTTTGTCGTCATCCAGAGGCCAATGAGGTACTCGAACCCCTGTCATCGCCAGAAACCGATGGGCTAGAAGCTGAGTTTTTGGAAATCCTGGAAGTCTTGGGAAATGCCCGTGAGCATCTCGGAACTGCGATGGCAGAGCCCCGGAGTTCGGTGAAACGGGTGATTGCATCCCTGACCCCCGAGCAAAGAGATGCCCTGCGTCGTGCCATTCGCTAA